Proteins encoded by one window of Catharus ustulatus isolate bCatUst1 chromosome Z, bCatUst1.pri.v2, whole genome shotgun sequence:
- the LOC117010293 gene encoding cyclin-dependent kinase 4 inhibitor B, whose product MADELANAAARGDLRRLRELLDGAADLNAVNSYGRTPIQMMMLGSPRVAELLLRRGADPNRPDPRTGCLPVHDAARAGFLETLAALHRAGARLDLPDGRGRLPLDVAAGGPHGAVGRYLRHPPPRA is encoded by the exons ATGGCCGATGAGCTGGCCAACGCCGCCGCCCGCGGGGACCTGCGGCgcctcagggagctgctggacgGAGCGGCGGACCTCAACGCCGTCAACTCCTACGGCAGGACCCCCATCCAG ATGATGATGCTGGGCAGCCCGCGGGTGGCCGAGCTGCTGCTGCGGCGCGGAGCCGATCCCAACCGCCCGGACCCGCGCACCGGCTGCCTCCCGGTGCACGACGCGGCCCGCGCCGGCTTTCTGGAGACGCTGGCGGCGCTGCACCGGGCCGGGGCGCGCCTCGACCTCCCCGACGGCCGCGGCCGCCTGCCCCTGGACGTGGCGGCCGGGGGCCCGCACGGAGCGGTGGGGCGGTACCTGCGCCATCCGCCACCCCGTGCCTAA